One window of Oncorhynchus masou masou isolate Uvic2021 chromosome 28, UVic_Omas_1.1, whole genome shotgun sequence genomic DNA carries:
- the hmgcs1 gene encoding hydroxymethylglutaryl-CoA synthase, cytoplasmic isoform X3, producing MIVSSYRMPGSAPANGEATWPKDVGVIALEIYFPSQYVDQAELEQFDGVSAGKYTVGLGQARMGFCSDREDINSLCLTVVQRLMERNGLSYNQVGRLEVGTETIIDKSKSVKTVVMQLFEESGNTDVEGIDTTNACYGGTAALFNAVNWVESSSWDGRYALAVAGDIAVYATGSARPTGGAGAIAMLVGPNAPLAFDRGLRGTHMQHAYDFYKPDMSSEYPVVDGKLSIECYLSALDRCYSVYRNKIHAQWQREGVDKRFSLEDFGYMVFHSPYCKLVQKSLARLVLSDFLSHPRSNTETGPFSGLEAFREVKPEETYFNRDVEKAFMKASTEMFDQKTKASLLVSNQNGNMYTPSVYGCLASVIAQHTPQHLAGQRIGLFSYGSGFAATLYSLRVSQDATPGSGLDKLCASLCDLKARLDSRRKVSPAMFAENMQLREETHHLAPYVPQGAVEELFPGTWYLTRVDEKHRRQYSRRSLNDDLPLEAGLVNSTTATEQHIPSPVKKMPRLPASTAGPEAVTVSNGDH from the exons ATGATTGTAAG CTCTTACAGAATGCCTGGATCAGCCCCAGCCAACGGCGAGGCCACGTGGCCCAAAGATGTGGGCGTCATCGCCCTGGAGATCTACTTTCCCTCACAGTACGTGGACCAGGCCGAGCTGGAGCAGTTTGACGGCGTGTCGGCCGGCAAGTACACGGTGGGCCTAGGCCAGGCGCGTATGGGCTTCTGCTCAGACCGCGAGGACATCAACTCCCTCTGCCTGACGGTGGTCCAGCGGCTGATGGAAAGGAATGGCCTCTCCTACAACCAGGTGGGCCGTTTGGAGGTGGGCACTGAGACCATCATCGACAAGTCCAAGTCGGTGAAGACGGTGGTGATGCAGCTGTTCGAGGAATCGGGCAACACGGACGTGGAGGGGATTGACACGACCAACGCTTGCTATGGGGGCACCGCCGCCCTCTTCAACGCCGTCAACTGGGTGGAGTCTAGCTCCTGGGACG GTCGTTATGCCCTGGCGGTGGCAGGAGACATTGCAGTTTACGCCACAGGAAGTGCCCGGCCGACAGGGGGCGCCGGTGCGATAGCCATGTTGGTAGGGCCCAACGCCCCACTGGCTTTTGACAGAG GTCTGCGGGGTACACACATGCAGCACGCCTACGACTTCTACAAGCCAGACATGTCATCAGAATACCCTGTGGTGGACGGAAAGCTGTCTATCGAGTGCTACCTCAGCGCGTTAGATCGCTGTTACTCTGTCTACCGCAACAAGATCCATGCACAGTGGCAAAGAG AGGGTGTGGACAAGCGTTTCAGCCTGGAGGACTTTGGCTACATGGTGTTCCACTCTCCCTACTGCAAGCTGGTGCAGAAGTCCTTAGCCCGTCTGGTGCTCAGTGACTTCCTCAGCCACCCCAGGTCCAACACAGAGACTGGACCATTCAGTGGCCTGGAGGCTTTCAG GGAGGTGAAGCCGGAAGAGACCTACTTCAACAGGGATGTGGAGAAGGCCTTCATGAAGGCCAGcacagagatgtttgatcagaaGACCAAGGCTTCCCTCCTCGTCTCCAACCAGAACGGCAACATGTACACCCCCTCTGTCTACGGCTGCCTTGCTTCTGTCATCGCACA acacacacctcagcaCCTGGCGGGCCAGAGAATCGGCCTGTTCTCCTACGGCTCAGGGTTTGCCGCCACACTCTACTCCCTCCGAGTCTCCCAGGACGCCACGCCTG GCTCTGGATTGGATAAGCTCTGTGCCAGCCTGTGTGACCTCAAGGCCAGACTGGACTCCAGGAGGAAGGTGTCACCTGCCATGTTTGCTGAAAACATGCAGCTGAGGGAAGAGACCCACCACCTAG CACCGTACGTGCCCCAGGGCGCTGTGGAGGAGCTGTTCCCTGGGACGTGGTATCTGACCCGGGTGGACGAAAAGCACCGTCGGCAGTACTCCAGACGCTCCCTGAACGACGACTTGCCCCTGGAGGCTGGCCTGGTCAACTCCACCACAGCCACTGAG CAGCACATCCCAAGCCCAGTGAAGAAGATGCCCCGCCTCCCCGCCTCCACAGCTGGTCCTGAGGCGGTCACCGTTAGCAATGGGGATCATTAA
- the hmgcs1 gene encoding hydroxymethylglutaryl-CoA synthase, cytoplasmic isoform X2 encodes MIVSLRIEDLLDSPDPRYIDLLHPNSSYRMPGSAPANGEATWPKDVGVIALEIYFPSQYVDQAELEQFDGVSAGKYTVGLGQARMGFCSDREDINSLCLTVVQRLMERNGLSYNQVGRLEVGTETIIDKSKSVKTVVMQLFEESGNTDVEGIDTTNACYGGTAALFNAVNWVESSSWDGRYALAVAGDIAVYATGSARPTGGAGAIAMLVGPNAPLAFDRGLRGTHMQHAYDFYKPDMSSEYPVVDGKLSIECYLSALDRCYSVYRNKIHAQWQREGVDKRFSLEDFGYMVFHSPYCKLVQKSLARLVLSDFLSHPRSNTETGPFSGLEAFREVKPEETYFNRDVEKAFMKASTEMFDQKTKASLLVSNQNGNMYTPSVYGCLASVIAQHTPQHLAGQRIGLFSYGSGFAATLYSLRVSQDATPGSGLDKLCASLCDLKARLDSRRKVSPAMFAENMQLREETHHLAPYVPQGAVEELFPGTWYLTRVDEKHRRQYSRRSLNDDLPLEAGLVNSTTATEHIPSPVKKMPRLPASTAGPEAVTVSNGDH; translated from the exons ATGATTGTAAG CCTCCGCATAGAAGACCTACTCGACAGCCCTGATCCTCGCTACATTGACCTCCTTCACCCAAACAG CTCTTACAGAATGCCTGGATCAGCCCCAGCCAACGGCGAGGCCACGTGGCCCAAAGATGTGGGCGTCATCGCCCTGGAGATCTACTTTCCCTCACAGTACGTGGACCAGGCCGAGCTGGAGCAGTTTGACGGCGTGTCGGCCGGCAAGTACACGGTGGGCCTAGGCCAGGCGCGTATGGGCTTCTGCTCAGACCGCGAGGACATCAACTCCCTCTGCCTGACGGTGGTCCAGCGGCTGATGGAAAGGAATGGCCTCTCCTACAACCAGGTGGGCCGTTTGGAGGTGGGCACTGAGACCATCATCGACAAGTCCAAGTCGGTGAAGACGGTGGTGATGCAGCTGTTCGAGGAATCGGGCAACACGGACGTGGAGGGGATTGACACGACCAACGCTTGCTATGGGGGCACCGCCGCCCTCTTCAACGCCGTCAACTGGGTGGAGTCTAGCTCCTGGGACG GTCGTTATGCCCTGGCGGTGGCAGGAGACATTGCAGTTTACGCCACAGGAAGTGCCCGGCCGACAGGGGGCGCCGGTGCGATAGCCATGTTGGTAGGGCCCAACGCCCCACTGGCTTTTGACAGAG GTCTGCGGGGTACACACATGCAGCACGCCTACGACTTCTACAAGCCAGACATGTCATCAGAATACCCTGTGGTGGACGGAAAGCTGTCTATCGAGTGCTACCTCAGCGCGTTAGATCGCTGTTACTCTGTCTACCGCAACAAGATCCATGCACAGTGGCAAAGAG AGGGTGTGGACAAGCGTTTCAGCCTGGAGGACTTTGGCTACATGGTGTTCCACTCTCCCTACTGCAAGCTGGTGCAGAAGTCCTTAGCCCGTCTGGTGCTCAGTGACTTCCTCAGCCACCCCAGGTCCAACACAGAGACTGGACCATTCAGTGGCCTGGAGGCTTTCAG GGAGGTGAAGCCGGAAGAGACCTACTTCAACAGGGATGTGGAGAAGGCCTTCATGAAGGCCAGcacagagatgtttgatcagaaGACCAAGGCTTCCCTCCTCGTCTCCAACCAGAACGGCAACATGTACACCCCCTCTGTCTACGGCTGCCTTGCTTCTGTCATCGCACA acacacacctcagcaCCTGGCGGGCCAGAGAATCGGCCTGTTCTCCTACGGCTCAGGGTTTGCCGCCACACTCTACTCCCTCCGAGTCTCCCAGGACGCCACGCCTG GCTCTGGATTGGATAAGCTCTGTGCCAGCCTGTGTGACCTCAAGGCCAGACTGGACTCCAGGAGGAAGGTGTCACCTGCCATGTTTGCTGAAAACATGCAGCTGAGGGAAGAGACCCACCACCTAG CACCGTACGTGCCCCAGGGCGCTGTGGAGGAGCTGTTCCCTGGGACGTGGTATCTGACCCGGGTGGACGAAAAGCACCGTCGGCAGTACTCCAGACGCTCCCTGAACGACGACTTGCCCCTGGAGGCTGGCCTGGTCAACTCCACCACAGCCACTGAG CACATCCCAAGCCCAGTGAAGAAGATGCCCCGCCTCCCCGCCTCCACAGCTGGTCCTGAGGCGGTCACCGTTAGCAATGGGGATCATTAA
- the hmgcs1 gene encoding hydroxymethylglutaryl-CoA synthase, cytoplasmic isoform X4 — protein MPGSAPANGEATWPKDVGVIALEIYFPSQYVDQAELEQFDGVSAGKYTVGLGQARMGFCSDREDINSLCLTVVQRLMERNGLSYNQVGRLEVGTETIIDKSKSVKTVVMQLFEESGNTDVEGIDTTNACYGGTAALFNAVNWVESSSWDGRYALAVAGDIAVYATGSARPTGGAGAIAMLVGPNAPLAFDRGLRGTHMQHAYDFYKPDMSSEYPVVDGKLSIECYLSALDRCYSVYRNKIHAQWQREGVDKRFSLEDFGYMVFHSPYCKLVQKSLARLVLSDFLSHPRSNTETGPFSGLEAFREVKPEETYFNRDVEKAFMKASTEMFDQKTKASLLVSNQNGNMYTPSVYGCLASVIAQHTPQHLAGQRIGLFSYGSGFAATLYSLRVSQDATPGSGLDKLCASLCDLKARLDSRRKVSPAMFAENMQLREETHHLAPYVPQGAVEELFPGTWYLTRVDEKHRRQYSRRSLNDDLPLEAGLVNSTTATEQHIPSPVKKMPRLPASTAGPEAVTVSNGDH, from the exons ATGCCTGGATCAGCCCCAGCCAACGGCGAGGCCACGTGGCCCAAAGATGTGGGCGTCATCGCCCTGGAGATCTACTTTCCCTCACAGTACGTGGACCAGGCCGAGCTGGAGCAGTTTGACGGCGTGTCGGCCGGCAAGTACACGGTGGGCCTAGGCCAGGCGCGTATGGGCTTCTGCTCAGACCGCGAGGACATCAACTCCCTCTGCCTGACGGTGGTCCAGCGGCTGATGGAAAGGAATGGCCTCTCCTACAACCAGGTGGGCCGTTTGGAGGTGGGCACTGAGACCATCATCGACAAGTCCAAGTCGGTGAAGACGGTGGTGATGCAGCTGTTCGAGGAATCGGGCAACACGGACGTGGAGGGGATTGACACGACCAACGCTTGCTATGGGGGCACCGCCGCCCTCTTCAACGCCGTCAACTGGGTGGAGTCTAGCTCCTGGGACG GTCGTTATGCCCTGGCGGTGGCAGGAGACATTGCAGTTTACGCCACAGGAAGTGCCCGGCCGACAGGGGGCGCCGGTGCGATAGCCATGTTGGTAGGGCCCAACGCCCCACTGGCTTTTGACAGAG GTCTGCGGGGTACACACATGCAGCACGCCTACGACTTCTACAAGCCAGACATGTCATCAGAATACCCTGTGGTGGACGGAAAGCTGTCTATCGAGTGCTACCTCAGCGCGTTAGATCGCTGTTACTCTGTCTACCGCAACAAGATCCATGCACAGTGGCAAAGAG AGGGTGTGGACAAGCGTTTCAGCCTGGAGGACTTTGGCTACATGGTGTTCCACTCTCCCTACTGCAAGCTGGTGCAGAAGTCCTTAGCCCGTCTGGTGCTCAGTGACTTCCTCAGCCACCCCAGGTCCAACACAGAGACTGGACCATTCAGTGGCCTGGAGGCTTTCAG GGAGGTGAAGCCGGAAGAGACCTACTTCAACAGGGATGTGGAGAAGGCCTTCATGAAGGCCAGcacagagatgtttgatcagaaGACCAAGGCTTCCCTCCTCGTCTCCAACCAGAACGGCAACATGTACACCCCCTCTGTCTACGGCTGCCTTGCTTCTGTCATCGCACA acacacacctcagcaCCTGGCGGGCCAGAGAATCGGCCTGTTCTCCTACGGCTCAGGGTTTGCCGCCACACTCTACTCCCTCCGAGTCTCCCAGGACGCCACGCCTG GCTCTGGATTGGATAAGCTCTGTGCCAGCCTGTGTGACCTCAAGGCCAGACTGGACTCCAGGAGGAAGGTGTCACCTGCCATGTTTGCTGAAAACATGCAGCTGAGGGAAGAGACCCACCACCTAG CACCGTACGTGCCCCAGGGCGCTGTGGAGGAGCTGTTCCCTGGGACGTGGTATCTGACCCGGGTGGACGAAAAGCACCGTCGGCAGTACTCCAGACGCTCCCTGAACGACGACTTGCCCCTGGAGGCTGGCCTGGTCAACTCCACCACAGCCACTGAG CAGCACATCCCAAGCCCAGTGAAGAAGATGCCCCGCCTCCCCGCCTCCACAGCTGGTCCTGAGGCGGTCACCGTTAGCAATGGGGATCATTAA
- the hmgcs1 gene encoding hydroxymethylglutaryl-CoA synthase, cytoplasmic isoform X1 has product MIVSLRIEDLLDSPDPRYIDLLHPNSSYRMPGSAPANGEATWPKDVGVIALEIYFPSQYVDQAELEQFDGVSAGKYTVGLGQARMGFCSDREDINSLCLTVVQRLMERNGLSYNQVGRLEVGTETIIDKSKSVKTVVMQLFEESGNTDVEGIDTTNACYGGTAALFNAVNWVESSSWDGRYALAVAGDIAVYATGSARPTGGAGAIAMLVGPNAPLAFDRGLRGTHMQHAYDFYKPDMSSEYPVVDGKLSIECYLSALDRCYSVYRNKIHAQWQREGVDKRFSLEDFGYMVFHSPYCKLVQKSLARLVLSDFLSHPRSNTETGPFSGLEAFREVKPEETYFNRDVEKAFMKASTEMFDQKTKASLLVSNQNGNMYTPSVYGCLASVIAQHTPQHLAGQRIGLFSYGSGFAATLYSLRVSQDATPGSGLDKLCASLCDLKARLDSRRKVSPAMFAENMQLREETHHLAPYVPQGAVEELFPGTWYLTRVDEKHRRQYSRRSLNDDLPLEAGLVNSTTATEQHIPSPVKKMPRLPASTAGPEAVTVSNGDH; this is encoded by the exons ATGATTGTAAG CCTCCGCATAGAAGACCTACTCGACAGCCCTGATCCTCGCTACATTGACCTCCTTCACCCAAACAG CTCTTACAGAATGCCTGGATCAGCCCCAGCCAACGGCGAGGCCACGTGGCCCAAAGATGTGGGCGTCATCGCCCTGGAGATCTACTTTCCCTCACAGTACGTGGACCAGGCCGAGCTGGAGCAGTTTGACGGCGTGTCGGCCGGCAAGTACACGGTGGGCCTAGGCCAGGCGCGTATGGGCTTCTGCTCAGACCGCGAGGACATCAACTCCCTCTGCCTGACGGTGGTCCAGCGGCTGATGGAAAGGAATGGCCTCTCCTACAACCAGGTGGGCCGTTTGGAGGTGGGCACTGAGACCATCATCGACAAGTCCAAGTCGGTGAAGACGGTGGTGATGCAGCTGTTCGAGGAATCGGGCAACACGGACGTGGAGGGGATTGACACGACCAACGCTTGCTATGGGGGCACCGCCGCCCTCTTCAACGCCGTCAACTGGGTGGAGTCTAGCTCCTGGGACG GTCGTTATGCCCTGGCGGTGGCAGGAGACATTGCAGTTTACGCCACAGGAAGTGCCCGGCCGACAGGGGGCGCCGGTGCGATAGCCATGTTGGTAGGGCCCAACGCCCCACTGGCTTTTGACAGAG GTCTGCGGGGTACACACATGCAGCACGCCTACGACTTCTACAAGCCAGACATGTCATCAGAATACCCTGTGGTGGACGGAAAGCTGTCTATCGAGTGCTACCTCAGCGCGTTAGATCGCTGTTACTCTGTCTACCGCAACAAGATCCATGCACAGTGGCAAAGAG AGGGTGTGGACAAGCGTTTCAGCCTGGAGGACTTTGGCTACATGGTGTTCCACTCTCCCTACTGCAAGCTGGTGCAGAAGTCCTTAGCCCGTCTGGTGCTCAGTGACTTCCTCAGCCACCCCAGGTCCAACACAGAGACTGGACCATTCAGTGGCCTGGAGGCTTTCAG GGAGGTGAAGCCGGAAGAGACCTACTTCAACAGGGATGTGGAGAAGGCCTTCATGAAGGCCAGcacagagatgtttgatcagaaGACCAAGGCTTCCCTCCTCGTCTCCAACCAGAACGGCAACATGTACACCCCCTCTGTCTACGGCTGCCTTGCTTCTGTCATCGCACA acacacacctcagcaCCTGGCGGGCCAGAGAATCGGCCTGTTCTCCTACGGCTCAGGGTTTGCCGCCACACTCTACTCCCTCCGAGTCTCCCAGGACGCCACGCCTG GCTCTGGATTGGATAAGCTCTGTGCCAGCCTGTGTGACCTCAAGGCCAGACTGGACTCCAGGAGGAAGGTGTCACCTGCCATGTTTGCTGAAAACATGCAGCTGAGGGAAGAGACCCACCACCTAG CACCGTACGTGCCCCAGGGCGCTGTGGAGGAGCTGTTCCCTGGGACGTGGTATCTGACCCGGGTGGACGAAAAGCACCGTCGGCAGTACTCCAGACGCTCCCTGAACGACGACTTGCCCCTGGAGGCTGGCCTGGTCAACTCCACCACAGCCACTGAG CAGCACATCCCAAGCCCAGTGAAGAAGATGCCCCGCCTCCCCGCCTCCACAGCTGGTCCTGAGGCGGTCACCGTTAGCAATGGGGATCATTAA